The following coding sequences lie in one Vespa velutina chromosome 24, iVesVel2.1, whole genome shotgun sequence genomic window:
- the LOC124956939 gene encoding proteasome subunit alpha type-4: protein MARRYDTRTTIFSPEGRLYQVEYAMEAISHAGTCLGILANDGILLAAERRNTNKLLDEVFFSEKIYKLNDDVVCSVAGITADANVLTNELRLIAQRYLLQYGEPIPCEQLVSWLCDVKQAYTQYGGKRPFGVSILYMGWDRHYGYQLYQSDPSGNYGGWKATCIGNNSAAAVSSLKQEYKEGETTLKDAMSLAIKVLSKTLDMNKLSADKVEMATLTRENDKTRIRILPANEVDALIEEHDRLEALAEQAKKEKQKL from the exons Atg GCTCGCAGGTACGATACACGTACCACAATTTTCTCACCCGAAGGTCGTTTGTATCAAGTGGAATATGCTATGGAAGCAATTAGTCATGCTGGTACATGTTTAGGTATATTGGCAAACGATGGTATTCTATTAGCCGCTGAGAGAAGAAACACAAATAAACTCTTAGATGAAGTATTCTTTtctgagaaaatatataaattaaacgacGATGTAGTCTGTTCTGTGGCAGGCATAACAGCCGATGCTAATGTTCTTACAAATGAGCTGCGTTTAATAGCTCAAAGATATCTTTTGCAATATGGCGAACCAATTCCATGTGAACAATTGGTATCATGGTTGTGCGATGTTAAACAAGCTTATACTCAATATGGTGGAAAAAGACCATTTGgagtatcaattttatatatgggTTGGGACCGTCATTATGGCTATCAGTTATATCAGTCAGATCCAAGTGGAAATTATGGTGGTTGGAAAGCAACTTGTATTGGAAATAATTCTGCAGCGGCCGTATCATCTTtaaaacaagaatataaagaaggagaaactACTCTAAAAGATGCAATGTCATTAGCTATTAAAGTACTTTCAAAAACATTAGATATGAATAAACTTTCGGCAGATAAAg tggAAATGGCAACATTGACTcgtgaaaatgataaaacaagAATTAGAATTCTTCCAGCCAATGAAGTTGATGCTCTAATAGAAGAACATGATCGATTAGAAGCATTAGCTGAACAAgccaaaaaggaaaaacaaaagttaTAG